In Drosophila simulans strain w501 chromosome 3R, Prin_Dsim_3.1, whole genome shotgun sequence, a single window of DNA contains:
- the LOC6740495 gene encoding fork head domain-containing protein FD4, which translates to MPRPSRESYGEQKPPYSYISLTAMAIWSSPEKMLPLSDIYKFITDRFPYYRKNTQRWQNSLRHNLSFNDCFIKVPRRPDRPGKGAYWALHPQAFDMFENGSLLRRRKRFKLHKNDKDLLNEELTALANLNRFFFTTRNGGSAAHMSPLDMNNAAAMRLDPLPRSTAHMPNSLGPGVPLPHVMPASMSGADHTNLADMGLTNLPALTSSEIEGPLSLRPKRSFTIESLITPDKPEHPSEDEDDEDDRVDIDVVECSGMSRYPTTPAASEEYLSASRSSRTEDPLPPMHTINAGAHVPFLHYATGANVAGLPATGIPSSPTTYELAISHPLFMMAAPIANMHNIYYNNVTLVAPAQQYRSPEVQNRIDNDMRTI; encoded by the coding sequence ATGCCCCGGCCCTCGCGAGAATCCTACGGCGAACAGAAGCCCCCCTATTCGTACATTTCGCTGACGGCCATGGCCATCTGGAGTTCGCCGGAGAAAATGCTGCCGCTCAGCGATATCTACAAGTTTATCACGGACCGATTTCCGTACTACCGCAAGAACACCCAGCGCTGGCAGAATTCGCTGAGGCACAATCTCAGCTTCAACGATTGCTTCATCAAGGTGCCCCGACGGCCGGACAGACCCGGCAAGGGAGCCTACTGGGCACTGCATCCGCAGGCCTTCGATATGTTCGAAAACGGCAGCCTGCTCCGGCGGAGGAAGCGCTTCAAGCTGCACAAGAACGACAAGGATCTGCTCAACGAGGAGCTGACTGCCCTGGCGAACCTCAATAGGTTCTTCTTCACCACCCGCAACGGAGGCAGTGCAGCGCACATGTCGCCGCTGGACATGAACAATGCGGCCGCCATGAGACTGGATCCACTGCCCAGGAGCACGGCACACATGCCTAATTCCCTGGGTCCAGGTGTGCCACTGCCGCACGTAATGCCCGCCTCCATGTCCGGTGCGGATCACACGAATCTGGCGGACATGGGACTGACCAATCTGCCCGCGCTAACCAGTTCCGAGATCGAGGGTCCGCTGAGCCTGCGACCCAAGCGATCCTTTACGATAGAGAGCCTGATCACGCCCGACAAGCCGGAACATCCGtcggaggacgaggacgacgaggatgacCGCGTCGACATCGATGTGGTCGAGTGCAGCGGTATGAGCCGCTATCCCACAACGCCCGCCGCCTCCGAGGAGTATCTGTCCGCCAGCCGATCGAGCCGGACGGAGGATCCCCTGCCGCCGATGCACACGATCAACGCCGGTGCCCACGTGCCCTTTCTGCACTACGCCACGGGCGCCAATGTGGCCGGACTGCCAGCGACGGGAATTCCCAGCAGCCCCACCACCTACGAGCTGGCCATCTCGCATCCGCTCTTCATGATGGCGGCGCCCATTGCCAACATGCACAACATATACTACAATAATGTTACCCTCGTCGCTCCGGCGCAGCAATATCGGAGCCCCGAGGTGCAGAATAGAATAGACAACGATATGCGTACGATATAG